The Trichoderma atroviride chromosome 5, complete sequence genome contains a region encoding:
- a CDS encoding uncharacterized protein (EggNog:ENOG41), whose product MAADAGISSQNGEMSTAKETTVSAPSLADEARDDSVAGQSEETVKSASNDGNTDSSKNTEAKQEEKKDEPKKDESKKDESKKDESKKDESKKDEPKDKKNESTPAQTEKPAPAPATTVDASTSKKEKPKPKPMQAFSRVIPKTRECFTWDEFKNHQTEDHNYAIETLVAGDSLKAEIEESAFLYEGLQDFQYMGGWGGGFRRGFGRRNPQHKTVIDDGDEVWLQRVRINSRAVMMYLGRQSPAGKKWNGRPHVFRRPFRYLIHFHDKMKEALAELEESASSADSKSADSPQAQESSTDKGKEKSDSESLGIESLFTHSDTLAEMRLYIKFVDEMIMPEYQRFQDQDINTAPTKIRWDLLWYLFKPGDLVYVPNLNSGVRARVPMGWDSVFQRLQAGFGDGGMDSGPSANHNTRGSHTDQMVWRIYRAPFKQSVIDGCSCESCLKMDSTWSISCYHIDYDGQNYSAVGRTIEIPSFEGEREITQLPCYPMRYVKQRDEIMERGRQYGSKFIEHIDPAKRYSFYRGWTLIKTPLGQSVEDKNGRVMTSPEHIESEILVDFEEAFNTDPSWKPDILAVEALTYRVVISVDNESPLQEWHDEKRTNLKDAWEDKLITEDGVDIIQMNEFIETDLLLRKKKDNENELEIGELEGDNLALLPRRLFAYALWERKFVQVDVRDVSFPELKDKDRAFDSLQIPGEHKILMQSLVYSHFKKRVNEGTVEIATQDLIRGKGKGIVLLLFGVPGVGKTATAEAIAQKFEKPLFPITCGDLGFTPESVERSLSEIFRLAHLWDCVLLLDEADVFITQRDRKDLERNALVSVFLRMLEYYNGILFLTTNRPGVLDEAVKSRVHLNLHYNFLTEEQVVAIFKLNIQRLKEIEDQAAKAPGHTKLFIDETDIISFASDHWRNHTDGIGRWNGRQIRNAFLIAASLAHYEGDIQVRPEGLQKQLTSKHFKKVEETTRRYDEYRLACLGDTDSYLAHDRYERDDEWHPHARGAPNAYMANVQPQGPGFLPRAGSYPWQRPVQAPVNMNPSSVQRQGAGGWSNNMEARPPPASTSGYQPPMQPSHGQPSQQQFSQHPGHMPGKGPGTSNSPNYTTQGPYPSPPVGNNELQGYDMGGNPQVKPRGEPRMDEWNGGGQQQQHWQQNQNGFNSY is encoded by the exons atggcagcagatgctgggaTATCCAGCCAAAATGGCGAGATGAGTACTGCTAAAGAGACTACAGTCTCGGCTCCGTCTCTTGCAGATGAGGCTAGAGACGATTCCGTCGCAGGACAAAGCGAAGAGACGGTGAAAAGCGCTTCGAATGACGGAAACACTGATTCATCGAAAAATACGGAAGCCAAacaggaggaaaagaaggatgagcccaagaaggatgagtccaagaaggatgagtccaagaaggatgagtccaagaaggatgagtccaagaaggatgagcccaaagacaagaagaatgaatCCACCCCAGCGCAAACAGAGAAACCCGCTCCGGCTCCTGCCACTACTGTCGACGCATcaacaagcaaaaaagagaagccaaagccaaagcccatGCAGGCATTTTCGCGCGTTATCCCAAAGACGCGAGAGTGTTTCACTTGGGATGAGTTCAAGAATCACCAAACCGAAGACCACAACTACGCTATCGAGACACTGGTGGCTGGCGATTCGTTGAAGGCAGAAATAGAGGAGTCGGCATTTCTCTATGAAGGTCTCCAAGACTTTCAGTACATGGGTGGCTGGGGAGGCGGCTTTCGAAGAGGGTTTGGTCGACGAAACCCTCAACACAAGACGGTCAtcgacgatggagacgaagTCTGGCTTCAGCGGGTGCGAATCAACTCTAGGGCTGTCATGATGTATCTGGGGCGTCAAAGTCCGGCAGGAAAGAAATGGAATGGGCGACCTCATGTCTTTCGTCGACCTTTCCGTTACCTGATACATTTCCACGATAAAATGAAAGAAGCTCTAGCTGAGCTAGAAGAATCGGCTTCAAGTGCTGATTCGAAGTCTGCCGACTCACCGCAAGCCCAGGAGTCGAGTACAGATAAGGGTAAAGAAAAGTCGGACTCTGAATCTCTCGGAATAGAGTCTCTTTTTACTCATTCCGATACCTTGGCCGAAATGAGACTCTACATCAAGTTCGTCGATGAAATGATCATGCCGGAATATCAGCGCTTCCAAGATCAAGATATCAACACTGCGCCTACGAAGATCAGATGGGACCTCCTATGGTATCTCTTCAAACCTGGAGATTTAGTCTATGTACCCAATCTTAATAGCGGTGTCCGAGCTCGAGTCCCCATGGGTTGGGACAGCGTGTTTCAACGTCTCCAAGCTGgatttggcgatggtggAATGGACTCAGGGCCATCGGCCAACCACAATACTAGAGGATCTCATACTGATCAGATGGTATGGAGGATATATCGAGCTCCCTTCAAGCAGTCGGTTAttgatggctgcagctgtgAATCTTGCCTCAAGATGGACTCAACCTGGTCAATATCTTGCTACCACATTGATTATGATGGCCAAAATTATTCTGCTGTGGGCAGAACTATCGAGATTCCCTCATTCGAGGGGGAGCGTGAGATTACACAGCTGCCCTGTTACCCTATGCGATACGTCAAACAACGAGATGAGATAATGGAGAGAGGCCGACAATACGGCAGCAAGTTTATCGAGCACATCGATCCAGCCAAAAGATACAGCTTCTACCGCGGCTGGACGCTCATTAAAACACCTCTCGGCCAGTCTGTTGAAGACAAAAACGGAAGAGTCATGACAAGCCCTGAACATATCGAGAGTGAGATTCTCGTCGACTTCGAAGAAGCCTTCAATACAGATCCGTCGTGGAAGCCCGACATTCTGGCGGTGGAAGCGCTGACTTACAGAGTTGTCATATCAGTTGACAATGAGAGCCCGCTGCAAGAGTGGCATGACGAGAAGCGCACCAACCTCAAGGATGCATGGGAGGACAAACTGATTACTGAAGACGGCGTCGACATAATCCAGATGAATGAGTTTATTGAAACAGATTTGCTAttgaggaaaaagaaggataaCGAGAACGAGCTTGAGATTGGAGAACTTGAAGGTGACAACCTGGCACTTCTGCCAAGACGACTCTTTGCATATGCCCTCTGGGAGCGCAAATTCGTGCAGGTTGACGTTCGAGACGTTTCGTTCCCCGAGCTCAAAGATAAGGACAGAGCCTTTGATAGCCTCCAGATTCCTGGGGAACACAAGATTCTGATGCAATCGCTAGTCTACTCTCATTTCAAAAAGAGAGTCAACGAAGGCACTGTTGAGATTGCAACCCAGGATCTCATTCGcggaaaaggaaaggggaTCGTTTTGCTACTCTTTGGTGTACCCGGTGTTGGTAAAACAGCTACTGCTGAGGCCATAGCTCAAAAATTTGAGAAGCCTTTATTTCCAATCACTTGCGGAGATCTTGGCTTCACGCCTGAGAGTGTGGAAAGGTCTTTGAGCGAGATATTTCGTCTGGCTCATTTGTGGGACTGCGTCCTTCTCCTAGACGAAGCGGACGTCTTTATCACACAGAGAGATAGGAAGGATTTGGAAAGAAATGCTCTAGTGTCTG TGTTTCTGCGTATGCTCGAATATTACAACGGCATTCTGTTCCTTACCACGAACAGACCTGGCGTTCTTGATGAAGCAGTCAAATCTCGAGTACACTTGAATCTTCACTACAACTTCCTCACCGAGGAACAGGTggtcgccatcttcaaactCAACATTCAGCGacttaaagaaattgaagacCAAGCCGCCAAGGCTCCCGGACACACCAAACTTTTCATCGACGAGACCGATATCATTAGTTTTGCCAGCGACCACTGGAGAAACCACACAGATGGTATTGGGCGATGGAATGGCCGACAGATTCGTAATGCTTTCCTAATCGCCGCATCGTTGGCGCATTATGAGGGCGATATACAAGTGAGACCAGAGGGCCTACAAAAACAGCTCACATCCAAGCACTTCAAGAAGGTAGAAGAAACTACCAGACGGTATGACGAGTACCGATTGGCATGTTTAGGAGATACGGACAGCTACCTTGCCCACGATCGGTATGAAAGAGATGACGAGTGGCATCCTCACGCACGAGGAGCTCCTAATGCCTACATGGCCAATGTCCAGCCTCAGGGCCCTGGCTTTCTGCCTAGGGCCGGGAGTTACCCGTGGCAGAGACCTGTACAAGCACCCGTAAACATGAATCCAAGCTCGGTGCAAAGACAAGGGGCTGGAGGATGGTCGAATAACATGGAAGCACGTCCCCCTCCTGCTTCTACCTCTGGATATCAACCACCTATGCAACCATCTCATGGACAGCCCTCGCAGCAACAATTCTCACAGCATCCGGGGCATATGCCTGGAAAAGGGCCCGGTACTTCAAACAGTCCAAATTACACTACGCAAGGTCCCTACCCTTCTCCTCCAGTAGGGAATAATGAGCTACAGGGTTACGATATGGGAGGCAATCCACAGGTGAAGCCTAGGGGAGAGCCGAGAATGGATGAATGGaatggcggcggccagcagcagcagcattggcaGCAGAATCAGAATGGGTTCAATTCATATTAA